DNA from Asterias amurensis chromosome 7, ASM3211899v1:
AGAGGTTTGACTTTCTTTGTGAGTTCCACAAGCCTTTAAGGTAAGACTTCAGTAATTACCATATCCCATAAAAGAGTGGTGACGAGGTCTTAAACTCCTGACCGCGGGAATACCTTGCAAGGTTTTTAACTTCTAAATATTGCCTCCTCTTAATAACCAATGTGAATGGATATACTGTCACAGGTATTTACGAAAACATATGAGCCAGAAAAGCTTTCaaatatgtgttttgtttaatcctTACAGCAAAGTACCAGCGTTCCTCCATGTGACTGACATTGCTGGCTTGGTCAAGGGCGCCCATGAGGGCCAGGGTCTTGGTAACGCCTTCTTATCCCATGTCAGTGCCTGTGATGCACTCTTTCATCTCTCAAGTAAGTTGAGAGCTGTTTCTTACTTTTTGGACATGGTCTTCTGAATTGATGTtattacctgggcccaatttcataaagctgtcaagcagaaaggctgctcagcaaatttctttgctaagccaaAAACTAGGTGggacaccagttgcaacaatgcaaacttaatggaattttggctggtaaccagtttctgctaagcaggactTTTCTTTgcttgcttacaggctttatgaaattggctcaGGTGTGTTGAAAACTTGGTGCTGTAAAACTGTATCCAGTAAGGGACAATGTTTACATCTTTTGTTGATATGTTGTTGCTCTTTCTTTGAttgcctctctctctctctctctctctctaggggcgtttgaagatgatgatgttACCCATGTGGAAGGGGATGTGGATCCAGTGAGGGATCTTGCAATCATCTTTGAGGAGCTCCGTCTTAAAGATGAGAGTATTCTTGAGCAGAGGGTCAAAGACATGGAGAAGAAGACTGCACGAGGGGTTGACAAGAAACTCAAACCAGAATTCGTAAGTcatcattattttaattttttattttatttgatgatTTCACATCCAACAGCATTGGCACCAATAACATGATGACtaagaaacaagaagaaatgttcagttttagatgtggaaggaaacCCCACCAAATCAGGTAGGGACctaaacccaatccacatgcaaggctccagtctgaggggggattcgaaccggggtccacacaGGTTAAAagacagggaaagaaaccactgagtcaACCTGATGTGCAATAATAGTGTTTTAAGTGAGGTGAAACATTGTACTGTCTATCTTTCATTGAAtgtaggctggcatagtttagcTATCATTATTTCAATGGATGATATCGAATGGtaacacagtaggagggttaaataaAATATCTATCTTTAATTCCTTGATTAAGTATCTGgtatacaaaattgtattttgagTTTTACACCTTTGCAGAAATTAGATTTTCTGCAGGGTTGAGAAAGCACCAAGTCTATAGTGCTTGCTGTgcaagtgaaataaaaaatactaaaagacattgacaaaatggggacaccgccaacatagggctagatagctcagttggtagagcgctggcgcgttaatccggaggtcgatgcccactctagtcaattctttgttcaaccccaaaaattaaatatcattatcatcTACTTTATTATgttattgtaatattttattttttattaggaTGCATTGTTCAAGATTCAGAAACATGTGATCGAGGACAAGAGGCCAATAAGACACAAGGAATGGAACGGAATTGAGGTGAGAACACTCTACTGATAACAATAATACCTGACCAATGTAGCCCTTCTCACACTTTATCCCTGGAATACTGCCCCTGGGAGGCAACATGAGTTTTTGACCCCACAGTCACCTTGTTGCACTTTTACACGCTCCCCACCTATGTCCCTATTCTAAGGTGTTCCTTTTgcacgtttcaagaataccccagggttttaTTGCTCTCTAGAGCAAGGGTGGCCATTCTCCGGGGTATGCCAGATTTTTTTCTTACAACTTTCTCATGACTCCAATGACCAAGTGAAGTGCGCTTCATTTTTCAGAGGTTTATAACTTCTTGAATCTTAGGTATGGatagtggtctttgacactttAACAATGTTGTCCATTTCCTTGAACAGATTGAGGTACTCAACAAGCACATGCTGTTCACTGCTAAACCAATGATCTATCTGGTCAATCTATCAGAGAGGGACTACATAAGAAAGAAGAATAAATGGTAAGATGAGAATAGAAATCATCAAATGACTCGCCATGAACCTGCGACACTTGGATTCTAATTAATCTCAAACCAAAAGTGACAATGAAATCCCAATCTGACTCTGCAATAGTGAGATCCCAATCCAACTGGCTGATAGTGAGTGAGATCAGAATATCTTCAGTGATATTAATATATTTTAATCTCATGGATACTTGATCATTACCCAACTCGAGTGATAATGAGGTCCCAACCTTACTTATTGAGCTCATAATTCCGCTGTGTTGGGGTACTGAATTCCCATTTGCAATAACTGTTTAATGAGACCTATAATCCTACCCAGCGATAGCAAGATCCCAAGCACATTCAGTGGTGTAGAAATCCCAACCAATCCCCATGGTGTGAGTTCCTAGGTCCACTCGCTCACAGATACAGACAAAGTTGCTTCGTGATAGTGAAATCTTAACCCCGCCTTATCCCACTGTTTTTTCCTCTCAGGTTATTAAAGATTAAAGAATGGGTTGATGTGAATGACCCAGGTGCGACAATCATTCCGTTTAGCGCCGCCTTTGAGAACAAAGTCTTTGACATGGATGAAGCTGAGAAGAAAGCTTTCTTCGAAGAGTCCAAGGTCACAAGGTCAGTATATCTGTGTGTCCTTCTTGGAGTATTTTTGActggttgtttgtttggttaATATATCTTTGATAAAATCACCCTcagaataatatttgtttttaaatgtgtatGTGTATTTTGTAGTCGACTAACTGTGATCTTATAGATGTATTTCAAGACAGTAATTTCAAAAATACTCAGTGCAAAATCTATACTTTATTATGAGTCAAACTTTTATCGAGCAGAGTAAGGAaaccatgtacaatgtaattaGAACTCCTGATCATTTTATTTATCGCAGTGCTCTGAACAAGATCATAACAACAGGCTATAAAGCACTACAGCTGATGTACTTCTTTACTGCAGGGCATGATGAAGTCAGGGCATGGACAATACAGGTCAGAGATTTGATTAGAttagaaaatatttgttttggtttgttgtcATTGATCTACAAGTATACATTTATTAATCAAAAGCCAGGGTTGTAACGTGTTTCGTCAGAGGATGATTTAATTTGAAATCATTGTTATTGgacgtttgttattttcttaagCAATCTTTATCTGTTTATCTTAATTGCTAAGTGTAAATTTGTAgccattttattattattattattaccagcACTGGTTTAATTGTTGTTGGGCCTAGCATAGCTTACAACTCTCAGTAACCGAGGCAATGAAAGTTTATTTGTTCTTTACAGAGAGACACTAAGGCCCCTCAAGCTGCTGGAAAAATCCACACCGATTTTGAGAAAGGTTTTATCATGGCTGACGTCATGAAGTTTAATGACTTCAAAGAGCTAGGCACTGAAAATGATGTCAAAGTGAGTGTCTTTCATTCTTGCTTATCACCATTTTTGAAAAAGGATTGAACTTGAATGctttaaatgaatgttttttatgtgtcattgtaaattaatatttgtcAAAACTTTTGTTAGGGTTGACAATAAAAGATCCTTTATCTCTGTACCTCGTCTTTACATCTCTCGGTCAACAAAATGAGTGGATGGAAAATAGTAACATTGcttttatgatcaacaattcAAACTGTTGACTATTACCCAATGTGTTATTGAACTGtcgttattattttaattactttttttagGCTGCTGGGAAGTATCGACAACAGGGAAGGAATTACGTCGTGGAGGACGGTgatattattcattttaaattCAATGCTGGAGCAGGATTGAGCGATAAGAAGAAGTAGAGAAGccataaagaaaataaatattaagaaatcaCCATCGCAACAAGATGTCTGAAGAAGCCGACAAGATTCAGTAGTTTTTTTAATCTGCAGAAAGTACTGTTTTTTTGTATCTTTAATGAATTTGTTGTGTCGATTATCAAGAACTTTGACTGTTtcttaagaaagaaaaacattactcgtacaaatattttcttttcattttcagcATCTTCAATGAAATATATCTTTAAACACATTAGGATTTTCTCTGAGCTGAATCATGTGCCATTATTTGCTTAAAAACATGATATTTGCGGTGTGGCCAAGCAAGCAAAAATGTGGTGTTTAGTACTTAACCACTGGGAGTCTGGAAGGACTGATTTATCTGTTTCAGGATTTGTTTATTCTCACTGATCAGCCATCTTAGATGGAATACAAATTCACTAATCAATTATAAACAATAGAGGACGGTATAACAAGTCTACAATATTGTTGAAGCTTTCCAATACAATATTTCCTCATAGATGTGTAAAGGAGTAAAGAGATAATTAATTTTCAAGGATGTACCTACTTAAGGAACTGTTTGGTTGTTTCTATTCGGGTAGCTCCCGGAAGTTTTCGGAAACGTGTCTGTTTGGACTTGTTAAAACACGCTCCAACTTTGTGGTTATAATTAGTGGTTGAGTTCGAGTTATACAGAGCATCACATGCAATGAAAATTATGAACAATTATGAGGGTTTGGGGTATTGTCTGGTTAATTGAACTTACACGTTATTTCagagtttttcaaaattatcaCCTTTTTATCTTGTGAAGAACCTCTGACCTGTCATTGTTTTTTATCTTACAAAATGCCATAATATCAGTTAGAGATGTgcaatttcaaattgttttagaACTCATTGTTTTCAACTTATGCGAATTTCCTTTTGGAGAAAATCCATTTGAAAGTTTCCATGAGGGTGTTCCCTTTTGTGTTATGTTCCCATTGGTTGAAATTTCTTTTCAATGCTTTCCCAGAATCCACTTTGCGAATTCAGAAAAACAATTCAGTGTttaagaaaatgaaaacaatcaaGATGTGATTTCAAAATGGTTTCTGTTTGTAGGTCAGCTCtcgtaaaaacaataataaattcTGACCTTTGGTATTTAGTTGGCTATGTCAGACAAGAGATTTATTTTTCTTGGGGCgaataaatgaatgaaatgacAAATAGGATTGTGTATATttattgtaatgtttttgtGTGCTTTGGGGGTCGGTTGTTTTACTCTGAAAAAGCGCACCTGGTTAACATTTTCTCAAATTTagttggtttgtttttattaaatatttgatGTAAATCGGTCGTCTTTATTGAAATTGTCatctttttaaatcaaaataccAATTGAAAAATGTGTCCAAGGGATTACCACTGGACCGAAAGTGAAAGAATTTGCCGTTACGTCAACCAGTCCTCGGTGCTTTCAGTAAACACTGTATGCAAGAAGTGGGCGTTTGTTATTCTTGAAGGGCACTACTTTTCTTAAATAATTAAACCTTGGGGGCGGGTGCGGTTGGGTCATTACGTAACACGAAGCCATATACCCGCCCACCCTATAGGGTTCAGCGGCAATAAGTCTAGACCTCGAGATCTGACTCGTCCATCTTGAAGATGCCTCCTGACCAAGTCGGTTCTCAAGTTGCCCTCGAGCCGAACAATACGGACCCCTGCTGGGCCGAGCTTCAAATAGATAATTTACTTGTAAAGCAAAATAAGATACCACAATACAAATGGTGATGTGTAGTGGTATTACGTAACTTCAGAGTTTCACTTTTGATTCCTCGATCATTTCTGCTGACAGAACAGAAGTTAAATAAAATGTGTGAAAACTGTAAAAGTTGTATGAAACTTGCTGTGCATCCAGGGGCAAGAAAATGCTATGTGTACTAAAATAAAATCGGCCATCGAGAAAGTCCCGGCTAGAGTCGAAACGTCATCGGgcccatttgtttttaaagtgctGATTGGCCTTTTGTTTGAAAGGTTTTGACAACGTTTTTTTTCCCACAAGATAAACAATTGTATTAATTTTCTGCtcgtgtttgttttgttctttcgcTTGATGTTAGTGACGTTTggggttttttgtttcattttttatatGTAAGCAAATTAGGTATGAAATTTCACAATCTCTTCAGCTATAATTTTCCTCATTCAATCTACAAAGACCTCTTTTTATCTTGAATAGTTTGCCATTACAACGAAAAAACCCGAGACGTAACATTTCTTCACGGACGGTCACTCAGCACTAGGTGCTCGTTGCAGAAGTTCATGGTTCAGTAGGCCGCCGGTGCGTCGGATCCGCTAAACCCCCTTTATAGTGTCCGCCCACACGACCGCCTTAATGTCCCTTGTGTACACCCTAATGGGCGGAACGTCGTTAGGTCGGGTTGTCTTTATTGTGTTCATATATGGGACACGCGGCGCGATACTTCACGAATCTCACTCAGCTGGGTGACAAGTGTGAAAGTATGATTGTTTTTAACATAACGGTTTAAAAACAGCCAGCCTATATGTTGAATTCCCGTGCTTTGTGAGCAAAAACAGCTTGTCCTTTTTACCCATGCTGACATTTAAACCATTTTAAACGATGGTCACGGGCTGGACAGATGATCTTTATGTAAAACCATCAGCCCCTGTTGGTTGGCGCTAGTGGACACCCTGCTCGTGACCAGGCAGTGAGGCGGTACATCAAAGACATAGTGGGCGGCATCGTCAAAGAGAAAAGCGACCCCCATAGTGCACCCTTGGGTACACTAGTGCAAATTACCTGGCAACAAATTTTAATTGCCAACAATTCTTAGTTCTCCTCTGGACCGGAGATGTATATTGGGTTCACGTTGACTACACGACAGCAGGCCTACCACTTGTTGATATGGTGTGTTCGGTTGGTTAAGAATTGAAAGTAATTGGAACGAATTTCCTGTGAATAAATTAAGTGTTAACGACATTGGTCATCGCCTATAGTTTTCATTTTAATTCATAAATAAAAGTCAACAACTTGTGTGGCTCCCTTAGAATTTAAGATATGCATTTAACTatgtaaaatgtacaatggAAGCATTCATTCTAACTCAACTAaatatacatatacatgtaccatggttAGCTTTCAATGTGGGTTTTCGTggcctatatatatttttctctgACTAAATTTGTTTGGATTTTCTGACAGGAAATTCATCATGTCCTTCCTTCCCCTAATGGTGAAAAACTTAATTGAAAACAtgaatttttcaaaacatttaatcgTGCATAACGGACAATGAAAGTGATCATTTTAGTTTCTACAAAAGACGAGTTTTTCTACATTcaaatgaaataattatattttatgcCGCCCAGCCGTCGGGACGCCTCGGTGTTGACAAAGTAATTCATAAAGCAATGTCACCGTTTCTACACGCCCTAAATGACCTCTGACATTTTGCACATAAAACACCCTTATAAATTATGCCAATTTACACCAGTTAGCTGTCATTATCATTCTATAAATAGGGTTTATTCGAGCAAGTGTATTGTAACGATATTGTCCTATGTATTTTAAGACTGATATAGACAAATTAAGAGGTAAAACTTATTGGTTCAGTGCTCGGTAGATCCAAAACGGTTTCGGCAAATGCCTTTGAAGTCTGGATGTTGGGCCGCCCCGGTCACTAGCCGTCAATCACTTGCCTTGCCAAGCGCACTATTTACAGCGCTACTCCGCCATGTTTGACAGTACGCGTCAAAAGTAGTTTTAAATACGAGATATTTTTTGAGGTAATCATAAAGTGCGTCAAAAATAACTTATTTTATTGACTAAGTCGTATGTAGCCCCacaaaataaatgataaaaGTTACAACTAGTGGAATAAATTGCATGAAATAAGCTAAAATAACAGCGCGTATTAATATTTTCCTTAATGAGTGTAAACAGTCAACCTGCATGCCCAACTGGCGTGGTCCCATGTACAGCCCATGTACAGCGATGCAATTTTTATTCATGTCTTGTCTGGGAAGTCgctattttaaaacaaattgtccaTCGAAAGAACGATAAATTGGGCAAAATGTCGACAGCGGCTGTTACAAGAGGACAGTCGGAGTATATTCAACCCTCTACTGCCACACAGGTAAGAAAATATAACACATTGAACCAATTTTTCTGTCATTTTGACTAGATATGTTTGAGTCGTAGGTTTGGCCTAGTTGACTTCGTTCATAACTTCCGCAACGCTTTATTCACACCCACACGTAAAGCCCGCCCCTTGATCCATCCCGTAGATTTATTGAACAACACAAAAACAGAAATGTTGCTCTCGTCACCTCTTTGCAGGGAGACAATAGTGGCCAACAGCAGCCATCACCTCTGGCGTTGCTTGCAGCAACTTGTAGTAAGATTGGATCACCGCCTGAGGAAGCCGTGAATACTGCAACGACCACAGCCGTCCGGTTTGTTGGGCAGAATCAGGGCTTCCAAGCGGCAGATACACAGATAGGGTTTGTGGGCGCCAACGGCGTTTTAACCGCCATTCCTCATGTATCtgcacaacaacaacaacaacagacacAATTCCAGACCATCTCTGCTTTTCCCGTTCAGATTGCCGCTGCCACTCCTCAGttacagcaacaacagcagcagctcATCGAGACAAACAACACCAGTAAACAATCAGGTACGAATAATGGAACCAATATACTGAATTGGAACCCACAGTTGCAGCAGCACCACCAAATTATACAGCCATCCCAGCTTTTGACAGCTGCACCTACAAATGCAGCCAACTCGGGTGGTGCATCAGGCAATACAGTTCAGTACAACATTATTCCACAGCTTCAGCTAGATGCAGATGGTAACATTATCGCAACTCAGCTAGCGAATGCTATCAACCAATCGCCAACCATCATCCGACCAACTGCTGCATCAAACAACTTCACAGGCCTAGCATTGCAAAATGGGCAAATTATACAGACGCAAAACAGCAATATCATGCAAAATATTGCTACACCACCGAGGGTGGCCAGTCAGCCCCTCACATTCCAACTGGCTCCGGTGGCTAGCTCAGGGGGTAATATGAACGACCAGCAACAGCAGGTTTACAGCATAGTTGCAGCAGCTCCAATGCAGCAAGATTTCACCAATGTAGTGCAGATCCAACCTCAGCAGtttcaacagcagcagcagcagataGTTGCAGCAGAGCCGCAGCAGTTGCAAGTAGTTCCccatcagcagcagcaacagcaaatTGTGCTTCAACCGCAGCAAGCCAATTCGATACCAGTCGGCATCAGCATGGCTCCTCAGCAAGTTCAGGTACAGTTGAATTTTTGTATATCATGAAAGAAAAGGTATCTCTATGGTACAGCTTTGAAGTCTtctaaattaaaacaatttagcCTGTTAAATTAGAAAAAGGACTTCGCTGTATAAAAAGGTACAGCAAATTTATCTTGTTTCTACTGTTGTTAAAAGTCAAGTAAAAATCCTTCAATCGTagcaaatattattttgaaagaatTTGTCCATATCATAAGGGAAGTGGTTCAGTGATTTGTGTCGTAGCACA
Protein-coding regions in this window:
- the LOC139939932 gene encoding obg-like ATPase 1 codes for the protein MPPKKKQEVKLPPLIGRVGTSLKCGILGLPNVGKSTFFNVLTKSQAAAENFPFCTIEPNENKVPVPDERFDFLCEFHKPLSKVPAFLHVTDIAGLVKGAHEGQGLGNAFLSHVSACDALFHLSRAFEDDDVTHVEGDVDPVRDLAIIFEELRLKDESILEQRVKDMEKKTARGVDKKLKPEFDALFKIQKHVIEDKRPIRHKEWNGIEIEVLNKHMLFTAKPMIYLVNLSERDYIRKKNKWLLKIKEWVDVNDPGATIIPFSAAFENKVFDMDEAEKKAFFEESKVTSALNKIITTGYKALQLMYFFTAGHDEVRAWTIQRDTKAPQAAGKIHTDFEKGFIMADVMKFNDFKELGTENDVKAAGKYRQQGRNYVVEDGDIIHFKFNAGAGLSDKKK